Proteins encoded in a region of the Isoalcanivorax pacificus W11-5 genome:
- a CDS encoding toxin-antitoxin system TumE family protein: MTKDPGLEALLDLHGQTFVEDGGYWYKIEAWRVAPSTERPHGIRYNLTFHNKWNQRLFGFDNAHAVAEKAGGRFSGRRMVYDHRHLSPQDKGTPYGFSSAQQLLTDFFDEVNRFMQEVGQ; this comes from the coding sequence ATGACCAAGGACCCCGGACTGGAGGCGCTGCTGGACCTCCATGGGCAAACCTTCGTGGAAGACGGAGGCTACTGGTACAAGATCGAAGCCTGGAGAGTGGCGCCCTCCACGGAAAGACCGCACGGCATACGCTACAACCTGACGTTCCACAACAAATGGAACCAGCGGTTGTTCGGTTTCGACAACGCGCATGCTGTGGCAGAGAAAGCGGGTGGCAGGTTCAGCGGGCGCCGGATGGTGTATGACCACCGGCACCTGTCGCCGCAGGATAAAGGTACTCCATACGGGTTTTCATCGGCGCAGCAGTTGCTGACGGATTTTTTTGACGAAGTGAACCGCTTTATGCAGGAGGTCGGGCAATGA